CCTTGAGGTAGATCCCGATCGGGAACATGACGCCGGAGGCGTACATCCAGGTACGCATCACGAACGGCATCAGCTGCGCCAGGTCGGGGGTCTTGGAGCCCATCCGCGCGAAGATCATGGCGAGGCCGGTGTTGAAGACGAACTGCAGTGCCAGCGTCGGGATGACCAGCAGCCACGAGAGCCGCGGGTAGTTGCCGAAGCTGACCGCGATGACGAAGACGACGATCATCGAGTACATCAGCTGCTGGAGCTGCTGCAGCGAGAAGGACACCGGGAGGGCGGCTCTCGGGAAGTGCAGGGCGCGCACCAGCCCGAGGTTTCCGGAGATCGCCCGGACGCCCGCCATCACCGAGCTCTGGGTGAAGGTGAAGACGAAGATGCCCATCATCAGGAACGGGACGTAGACGCCCGGCGGCATCTCCTTGCCCGCTTGGAGAATCAGGCCGAAGATCAGCCAGTAGACGGCCGCGTTCAGCAGGGGGGTCGCCACCTGCCAGACCTGGCCGAGTTTCGCCTGGCTGTACTGTGCGACCAGCTTCGCCCGGGAGAACGCCATGATGAAGTGGCGTCGGCCCAGGAGCTGGCGCACGTACTCGCCCAGACCGGGCCGGGCGCCGCTCACGGAGAGGCCGTACTTCCTGGCGAGCTCCGCGGGGCTCAGTCCCGCGTCAGCGGACGGCGGCTTGCTCGTGGCGAGGGCGCCGTCGTGGGTTGTGTCACTCACAAGTTGAAACTTTCGTCTTCAAGATGCGGCCAGGTAGGGCATCAGGCCGGTGGCACGAGGCCCATGATCGCGCCATGTTCCCAGACGCGGGCTTGTCAGATGACAGGTGGTCGGCCCAGACGGGTCAACCGCCAGACCGTACGCCATCTCATCGGGCGGCGGGGACCGCAGGGAGTCGTCCACCCCTCCCTGAAACCGCCGAACCAGGCCTTCAACGCGGGTCCGGACGGCTTGCGCAGGAGCGTCAGCAGGAGCCAGACGCCCAGGTAGACCGGGACCAGCGGAGCGGGCAGGTTGCGGCGGGCCAGCCACACACGATTACGGGCCACCATACGGTGGTAAACGGCGTGCCGGGAGGGGGCGGTGGTCGGGTGCAGCAGCACCATGTCCGCTCGGTAGTCGATCAACCACCCCGCGTCGAGCGCCCGCCAGGCCAGGTCGGTCTCCTCGTGCGCGTAGAAGAACTCCCCCGGCAACTCCCCGACCTGCTCGAACACCTTGGTGCGCACGGCATTCGCGCCGCCCAGGAAGGTGGTCACGCGGGAGGAGCGCATCGGGTCCGAGGCGCGCAGCCGGGGCACGTGACGGCGTTGGGTGATGCCCGTCTCAGGGTCGGCGATCCGGAAGCTGACGATGCCGAGCTCCGGGTCCTCCGCGAAGGCCTGCCGGCACAGCTCGGCGGTGTCCGTGCGCTCCAGCAGTCCGTCGTCGTCCAGGAAGAGCAGCGCGTCCACGTCCGAGCCGCCGGGGCCGAAGGCCTCGATGCCGACGTTGCGTCCGCCGGGGATGCCCAGGTTCTCGGGCAGGTCGACCGTACGGACTCCCGCCGGGACCCCGGTGACCTTCACGCCCTGGCCCACGACGACGACCTCGATCGGGTCGCCCTCCTGGCGGGCCACCGAGTCGAGCAGGGCCTTGAGGTCGTCGGGGCGGTTGCCCATGGTGATGATCACGGCGCCCAGCCGCATCGGCGTACTCACTTGAGCCTGCTGGAGGCCAGGATCGACACCAGGTGCAGCACGGTCTGGAGCAGCGCGATGGCGGCGAGGACGGCGACGCCGATCCGGGAGTAGAACAGGTCGCCGCGGATCTGGTCCGCGACGGCCAGCACCAGGATGAGCAGGGAGGCCTCGATGCCGAGGACGAGGCGGTGGAACTTCAGCGCGGCGGCGGCCCGACGGGCGAGCGCCATGCCGGACGAGCGCGGCGTGGCCGCCGCGTCCTGGACCACGGGCTTGCCGGCCTGGTGGCGGGCGACGCCGACCAGGTCGGTCTCGGCCTTGATCAGGATCGCGCCGAGCGCCGCGAGGGTACCCAGGAAGGCCCACAGCCAGTCGATCCGTCCGCCGCCCCACAGGTCGGCGGCGCGCAGGCCGAAGCCGACCAGGACCGCCGCGTCGCACAGGTAGGCGCCGACCCGGTCCAGGTACACCCCGGAGAGCGAGAACTGCTTCTTCCAGCGGGCGACCTCGCCGTCGACGCAGTCGAGCAGCAGGTAGAGCTGGACCGCCACGACGCCGAGGACGGCGCCCCAGATGCCCGGCACCAGGAGGGCCGGGAGGGCGAGTACGCCGGCGAGGGTCATCGCGTAGGTCAGCTGGTTCGGCGTGACCTTGGTGGTGACCAGGAGACGGGTGATGCGCAGGGAGATCTCGCGCATGTAGAGGCGGCCGCCCCAGTGCTCGCCACTGACCCGGTCCTTGACGCCCGCCGGGTGAACGACGGGGCGGAGTTCAGCTACGGATGGTCTTGGCATAGTCGGCGTAAGCGTCCCTGATCTCGGCGGCGGACAGGTTGAGGTGCTCCAGGATCGTGAAGCGTCCCGGGCGGGTCTGGGGGGCGTACTCGACGGCCGCGACGAACTCGTCGATGCTGAAGCCGATCTCGTCGGGCGACACCGGCAGGCCGTGCCGGCGCAGCACCTCCACGAAGAGCCCGGACTTCTCCTCGGCCCCCCGCAGGTGCATCGCGAAGGCGGCGCCCAGGCCGACCTGCTCGCCGTGGAGCGCGGAGCGCCCCGGGTAGAGCAGGTCGAAGGCGTGGCTGATCTCGTGGCAGGCGCCGGAGGCGGGGCGGGTGTCCCCGCTGATCGACATGGCGATGCCGGTGAGGACGAGCGACTCGGAGAGCACGGTGAGGAACTCGTCGTCCCCGCAGCCGCCGGGGTGACGCAGCACGGCCTCGCCGGCCGTCCGTGCCATGGCGGCGGCCAGGCCGTCCACGGGCTCGCCGGTGACCTCGTGGGAGAGCTCCCAGTCGGCGATGGACGAGATGTTGGAGATCGCGTCGCCGATTCCGGCGCGGATGAACCGGACCGGGGCGTCCTTGATCACGTCGAGGTCGATCACCATGGCGATCGGGGTGGGGACGCCGTAGGAACCGCGGCCGTTGTCGTTGTCCAGGATGGACACCGGCGAGCAGATTCCGTCGTGGGAGAGGTTGGTGGCGACGGCCACCATGGGCAGCCCGACCCGCGCCGCGGCGTACTTCGCCACGTCGATGATCTTGCCGCCGCCCAGGCCCACGACGGCGTCGTAGCGGCGGCCCTTTATGTCGTCGGCCAGCTTGACGGCGGAGTCGATGGTGCCGTCGACGACCGGGTACCAGTCGGCGTGCGGCAGGACGGGCTCCAGCCTGGCGCGCAGCGCCACGCCGGAGCCGCCGCTGATCGCGATGGCCAGCTTGCCCGAGGCGGAGATCCGCTGGTCGGCCAGGAGGCCGGCCAGGTCGTCCATCGCCCCGCGGCTGATGTCGACGACGACGGGCGAGGGGATGAGCCTCGTCAGTACTGGCATGCGATCGTCCGGCCCTTGGCGAGGTCGTCGTGGTTGTCGATCTCGACCCACTTGACGTCGCCGATGGGGGCCACGTCGATCGTGAAACCGTCGTTGACGAGCTGCTGGTAGCCGTCCTCGTAGTAGAGGTCGGGGTCGCGCTCGAAGGTGGTCTTCAGCGCCTCGGCCAGCTGCTCGGCGGCCTCGGGCTCGATGAGGGTGACACCGATGTACTCGCCGGTCGCGGTGGCCGGGTCCATCAGCTTGGTGATCTTCTGGACGCCCTTCCCATCGGCCGTGATGACCTTCATCTCCTCGTCGGCCAGGTTCTTGACCGTGTCGAGGGCGAGGATGATCTTCTGGCCGTTGCCGCGGGCGGCGAGCAGGGTCTGCTCGACGGAGACCGGGTGGACGGTGTCGCCGTTGGCGAGGATCACGCCCTGCTTGAGGACGTCACGCGCGCACCACAGGGAGTAGGCGTTGTTCCACTCCTCGGCCTTGTCGTTGTCGATCAGCGTGATCTTGACGCCGTACTTGGCCTCCAGGGCCTCCCGGCGCGCGTAGACGGCTTCCTTGCGGTAGCCGACGACGATCGCGACCTCGGTGAGGCCGACCTCGGCGAAGTTGCCCAGGGTCAGGTCGAGAACCGTCAGGCTCTCCTCGTCGCCCTCGGGGCCGACGGGCACGAGGGCCTTGGGCAGGGTGTCGGTGTAGGGACGCAGGCGGCGTCCGGCACCGGCAGCGAGTACAAGGCCGATCATGCTGGTTCTCCTTCGTCATGTACGGCGGGTGCCCCGGAGGAGACCCAGAACCGGATGCTCTCCGCGAGCACCACGAGTGCCACGAACACGGCCATGACCGTGAGCGCGACGGGGAAGTCCGATGCGCGCCCCACGAGGACGGTGGCGAGGACCGTGGTCAGCAGGACCCGGCCTTCGTGGCCGCCGATCGTCCGCACCAGCCAGTGCGGGGGCGCTCCGGTGCCACCGCGAATGCGGTACACCGTGTCGTAGTGATGGTAGGCGACCGCTGCGATCAGGCCGAATGCCGCCGGGAGGGCCCCGGGGACGTCCGCCTTGGCGGCGAGGATCAGCACCGTGCAGTACTCGGCGGCGCGGAACAGCGGGGGCAGGAGCCAGTCCAGGGGGGCCTTCAGCGGGTGTGCGACGGCGGCTCCGGCGGCCAGCACGTACAGCCCGGCGAAGACGAGCAGCAGCGGGGAGCCGGCAGGCAGCGCCCAGGCTGCGGCGAGCAGGGCGATCACGGCGCCCGCGCCGCCGACCAGGAACGCCGGAGCGGTGTACGTGGGCACCCGACGCATCCCCGCGGCGACCAGCTCGCCCAGCGGACCTGTGTCGGCCAGGTCCGCCAGCGCCCGGGCGGCCCGGTCGGTGCGCTTCGCCTTGCGGGTCAGGGAGCGCAGCACCCGGCCGGCGGTGGTGTAGAGCGCGCCGAAGGCGCAGCCGACGATCAGGGCGTAGAAGACGATCCGGGGGGTGGTCGCGGCGGTCAGCACCGCGATCATGGCCCAGCGCTCACCGATGGGGAGGATGATCATCCGGCGGGCCCAGACCGTCCAGCCGACGCTGTCGAGCTTGTCGGAGAGGGCTGCCGTGGGACTGGTATTCGCGGTGGCGTCGTGGTTGGCCTCGTTGAACGAGAAGTCCACGACGTGCCGGCAGGTCATCAGGACCATGGCTCCGACCGCCAGGGCCCATACGTCGTCGCCGTTCCTGGCGGCGCCGAGCGCGAGACCCGCGTAGAAGGCGTACTCCTTCGCGCGGTCGAAGGTCGCGTCGAGCCAGGCGCCCATCGTCGAGTACTGGAGCGAGTAGCGGGCGAGCTGCCCGTCGGTGCAGTCCAGGACGAAGGAGACGAGGAGCAGCACACCGGCCGCCACGTAGCCCCAGCGATCGCCGGTGGCGGCGCAGCCGGCCGCGATCAGCGCGGTGATCAGCGAGGCGGTGGTGACCTGGTTCGGGGTCAGTCCGCGGCGCGCGCACCAGCGGGCGATGTAGCGCGAGTACGGGCTGATGAAGAAGGTGGTGAAGAACCCGTCGCGGGACTTCACGGCGGTCCTCAGCCGTACGGCCTCGTCGTCCACGGCGGCGACGGCGGCGCTCGCCGCGTCCCGGTCCGCCGCGGTGGCGGGGACGGCGGCGACGAGGGTGCCGAGCTCGGGGCGCTGCACGGTGGTCCCGGCGGCCTCGACCGCGGCCGCGAGCCGGTCCGCGTAGGGGCCGGACCCCTCGGGGGCGAGGGCGGCGGCCTCGTCGAGGGCCGTGCGGGCGCCGGGCTGGACGGAGAGGGCGCCGGTGACGGCGCAGGCGTCGAAGCGCGGGTCGGTCAGCGCGAGGCGCAGGGTGTGCACGTGGCCGACGAAGGCGCTGTCCACGACGGCCACGCGCTGGTCGGCCGGTACGCCGGCGAGCGCGGTGACCGTGTCCTGGGGACCGACGGCGGGGCGGACGTCGAAGCCGAGGGAGCGCAGCTCGTCAGCGAGCGGTGATCCGGGGACCGGCAGGCCGGTGAGGATGACGGTCGGCAGACGAACTCACTCCTTGTGACGGATTGCGAACGGGCGCCTCCTGGGGGGGCGCGGCACGTCGGCAGAGGCTATCGGATGACGGGAAGCAGGGGTTCACCCCCCGTTTACACCCTGATAAGCAGAAGATTCCCGGACGTCTGGCCCTGCCCGGCCCTTGCCGGGGCCTTGCCGGGCCTGCCCGGCCATCATTGACGATCATGGCTGGTACCACAAACGGCCCGGATGTTACGGTGGACACGCCCTGGACGTGAACGAGCGAGGAAGAGGTGGGTTGATGACCGTCGTAGTGGTCGCGGCCGTGCGCAGCGAACTCCGGTTCATCCCCCGTTCCTTCAGAACATCCAGCCTCCGGGCGTCCGGCCACCAGGCCTGATCACACCACTGACAGGCCCCTGATCGGCCGGAGCCCCCGTTCCAAGGGTTCACGTTGACCGACACCAAGGACGACTCCGCCTCCAACAGCTTCATCGAGGCCTTCTTCACCCTGCACCACGGCCTGCCCCGGCAGGCTCCCGGCTCCGACGCGAGCACCCGTCACCTGCTGTCACTGTGCGAACCGCTGCCCGAGCGGCCCCGCATCCTCGACCTGGGCTGCGGCCCGGGGCGCAGCGCCCTGCTGCTGGCCGCCGAGGCCGGCGCGCGGGGTACGCGCGGCGCCGAGGTGACCGCCGTCGACCTGCACGCCCCCTTCCTCGAAGAGCTCCGTACGGCCGCCGCGGCCCGCGGGCTCGCCGACCGCGTCCGCACCGTCGAGGCGGACATGGGCGCACTGGAGGAGTTCGAGGACGGCTCCTTCGACCTCGTGTGGGCGGAGGGCTCCGCCTACGTCATCGGCTTCGACACCGCCCTGGAGCGGTGGAAGCGGCTGCTCGCCCCCGGCGGCACGATCGTGCTGACCGAGTGCCAGTGGACCGTCGACGAGCCGTCCCCCGGGGCGCGGGCCTTCTGGGACAAGGAGTGCCCGCTGCGCTCGACCGCCGGGAACCTCGCCGCCGCCCAGGCCGCCGGGTACCAGGTGCTCGGCGTGCACCACCTGCCCGACTCCGACTGGGCCGAGTACTACGGGCCGCTCGCCGAGCGGGTCCGCACCCACCCGGGCGCCGACTCCCCGGCGACGGAGGCCGCGCTGGCCGGCGCGCAGGAGGAGCTCGACGTACGGGCCCGCCACGGGCACGAGTACGGATACACGGGCTACGTGCTGCGCCCGGTGACCGCCGGGGACGGCGACGCCTGGCCGGCCCGCCCGGAGACGGCGGCCGACGTGGCCGCCGTACGGGACGTCAACCTGGCGGCCTTCGAGACCCCGCTGGAGGCGGACCTCGTGGACGCCCTGCGCGCGGACGGCGCCTGGCTGCCCGGGCTGTCGTACGTGGCCGAGGGCCCGGACGGGGCGGTGGTGGCGCACGCGCTGCTCACCGCCTGCGAGGTCGACGGTGCCCGGGCGCTCGCGCTCGCCCCGGTCGCGGTCGATCCCGCGCTCCAGCGCTCGGGCGCGGGCAGTGCGGTCGTACGGGCACTGCTCGCGGCGGCCAAGGAACGCGGGGAGTCGCTGGTCCTCGTGCTCGGGCACCCGGAGTACTACCCGCGCTTCGGTTTCGTACCGGCGTCGCACTTCGGGATCCGGGCGCCCTTCGAGGTACCGGACGAGGCGATGATGGCGCTGGTGCTGGACGCTTCCGTGCCGGTACCGGCGGGCACGATCGGCTATCCGGCCCCGTTCGGAGTCTGATCTCCTCCGCACCCCGCCGCGTAGCACGCGGCGGGGTGCGGGTGTGGACAGATCTTCGAAGTGGGGACAAGACCGTTTTGTACGGCAGACTGAAGGCCGAAGTCCGAAGCGAAGGATGGGTATGCCGACCACACCAGCCACCGCCGCCAACAGCGCGTCCAACGGCACCGGGTCTCAAGAATCGATCATGCTCGAACTGGTCGACGAGTCCGGCAACACCATCGGCACGGCGGAGAAGCTCTCCGCCCATCAGGCGCCGGGACAACTGCACAGGGCGTTCTCGGTGTTCCTCTTCGACGAGCAGGGCCGTCTGCTGCTCCAGCAGCGGGCCCTCGGGAAGTACCACTCCCCCGGCGTCTGGTCGAACACCTGTTGCGGTCACCCCTATCCGGGGGAGTCGCCGTTCGCGGCGGCGGCCCGCCGGACCCACGAGGAGCTGGGCCTCTCGCCCTCGCTGCTCGCGGAGGCGGGAACGGTGCGCTACAACCACCCGGACCCCGCATCGGGCCTGGTGGAGCAGGAGTTCAACCACCTGTTCGTGGGACTCGCGCAGGCCTCGGTGCACCCCGATCCGGAGGAGATCGCGGACACCGCGTTCGTCACCGCCGAGGAGCTGGCCAAGCAGCACGCCGAACTGCCGTTCTCGGCCTGGTTCATGACCGTGCTCGACGCGGCGCGCCCGGCGATCCGTGAGCTGACGGGTGACGCGGCGGGCTGGTAGCCCGTCGTACACGTCCTTCAGTCGGCCGGGGTCGGCGCGGGGATGCCCGGCGTGGTGAGCGGCAGGGCCGCCCAGATGACCTTGCCGCCGGTCGAGGTGTGCTCGACGTCGCAGACCCCGCCGGCCTC
This genomic window from Streptomyces sp. NBC_01351 contains:
- a CDS encoding bifunctional class I SAM-dependent methyltransferase/N-acetyltransferase — its product is MTDTKDDSASNSFIEAFFTLHHGLPRQAPGSDASTRHLLSLCEPLPERPRILDLGCGPGRSALLLAAEAGARGTRGAEVTAVDLHAPFLEELRTAAAARGLADRVRTVEADMGALEEFEDGSFDLVWAEGSAYVIGFDTALERWKRLLAPGGTIVLTECQWTVDEPSPGARAFWDKECPLRSTAGNLAAAQAAGYQVLGVHHLPDSDWAEYYGPLAERVRTHPGADSPATEAALAGAQEELDVRARHGHEYGYTGYVLRPVTAGDGDAWPARPETAADVAAVRDVNLAAFETPLEADLVDALRADGAWLPGLSYVAEGPDGAVVAHALLTACEVDGARALALAPVAVDPALQRSGAGSAVVRALLAAAKERGESLVLVLGHPEYYPRFGFVPASHFGIRAPFEVPDEAMMALVLDASVPVPAGTIGYPAPFGV
- a CDS encoding iron-containing alcohol dehydrogenase family protein, which translates into the protein MPVLTRLIPSPVVVDISRGAMDDLAGLLADQRISASGKLAIAISGGSGVALRARLEPVLPHADWYPVVDGTIDSAVKLADDIKGRRYDAVVGLGGGKIIDVAKYAAARVGLPMVAVATNLSHDGICSPVSILDNDNGRGSYGVPTPIAMVIDLDVIKDAPVRFIRAGIGDAISNISSIADWELSHEVTGEPVDGLAAAMARTAGEAVLRHPGGCGDDEFLTVLSESLVLTGIAMSISGDTRPASGACHEISHAFDLLYPGRSALHGEQVGLGAAFAMHLRGAEEKSGLFVEVLRRHGLPVSPDEIGFSIDEFVAAVEYAPQTRPGRFTILEHLNLSAAEIRDAYADYAKTIRS
- a CDS encoding phosphocholine cytidylyltransferase family protein, with the protein product MIGLVLAAGAGRRLRPYTDTLPKALVPVGPEGDEESLTVLDLTLGNFAEVGLTEVAIVVGYRKEAVYARREALEAKYGVKITLIDNDKAEEWNNAYSLWCARDVLKQGVILANGDTVHPVSVEQTLLAARGNGQKIILALDTVKNLADEEMKVITADGKGVQKITKLMDPATATGEYIGVTLIEPEAAEQLAEALKTTFERDPDLYYEDGYQQLVNDGFTIDVAPIGDVKWVEIDNHDDLAKGRTIACQY
- the idi gene encoding isopentenyl-diphosphate Delta-isomerase; translation: MPTTPATAANSASNGTGSQESIMLELVDESGNTIGTAEKLSAHQAPGQLHRAFSVFLFDEQGRLLLQQRALGKYHSPGVWSNTCCGHPYPGESPFAAAARRTHEELGLSPSLLAEAGTVRYNHPDPASGLVEQEFNHLFVGLAQASVHPDPEEIADTAFVTAEELAKQHAELPFSAWFMTVLDAARPAIRELTGDAAGW
- a CDS encoding glycosyltransferase family 2 protein, which gives rise to MRLGAVIITMGNRPDDLKALLDSVARQEGDPIEVVVVGQGVKVTGVPAGVRTVDLPENLGIPGGRNVGIEAFGPGGSDVDALLFLDDDGLLERTDTAELCRQAFAEDPELGIVSFRIADPETGITQRRHVPRLRASDPMRSSRVTTFLGGANAVRTKVFEQVGELPGEFFYAHEETDLAWRALDAGWLIDYRADMVLLHPTTAPSRHAVYHRMVARNRVWLARRNLPAPLVPVYLGVWLLLTLLRKPSGPALKAWFGGFREGWTTPCGPRRPMRWRTVWRLTRLGRPPVI
- a CDS encoding DUF5941 domain-containing protein, with the protein product MDSAFVGHVHTLRLALTDPRFDACAVTGALSVQPGARTALDEAAALAPEGSGPYADRLAAAVEAAGTTVQRPELGTLVAAVPATAADRDAASAAVAAVDDEAVRLRTAVKSRDGFFTTFFISPYSRYIARWCARRGLTPNQVTTASLITALIAAGCAATGDRWGYVAAGVLLLVSFVLDCTDGQLARYSLQYSTMGAWLDATFDRAKEYAFYAGLALGAARNGDDVWALAVGAMVLMTCRHVVDFSFNEANHDATANTSPTAALSDKLDSVGWTVWARRMIILPIGERWAMIAVLTAATTPRIVFYALIVGCAFGALYTTAGRVLRSLTRKAKRTDRAARALADLADTGPLGELVAAGMRRVPTYTAPAFLVGGAGAVIALLAAAWALPAGSPLLLVFAGLYVLAAGAAVAHPLKAPLDWLLPPLFRAAEYCTVLILAAKADVPGALPAAFGLIAAVAYHHYDTVYRIRGGTGAPPHWLVRTIGGHEGRVLLTTVLATVLVGRASDFPVALTVMAVFVALVVLAESIRFWVSSGAPAVHDEGEPA
- a CDS encoding ABC transporter permease; this encodes MSDTTHDGALATSKPPSADAGLSPAELARKYGLSVSGARPGLGEYVRQLLGRRHFIMAFSRAKLVAQYSQAKLGQVWQVATPLLNAAVYWLIFGLILQAGKEMPPGVYVPFLMMGIFVFTFTQSSVMAGVRAISGNLGLVRALHFPRAALPVSFSLQQLQQLMYSMIVVFVIAVSFGNYPRLSWLLVIPTLALQFVFNTGLAMIFARMGSKTPDLAQLMPFVMRTWMYASGVMFPIGIYLKDQPQWISDVLLWNPVAIYMDLIRFALIDDYGSSNLPPHVWLFAVGWAAVIGIGGFVYFWKAEERYGRG
- a CDS encoding CDP-alcohol phosphatidyltransferase family protein codes for the protein MPRPSVAELRPVVHPAGVKDRVSGEHWGGRLYMREISLRITRLLVTTKVTPNQLTYAMTLAGVLALPALLVPGIWGAVLGVVAVQLYLLLDCVDGEVARWKKQFSLSGVYLDRVGAYLCDAAVLVGFGLRAADLWGGGRIDWLWAFLGTLAALGAILIKAETDLVGVARHQAGKPVVQDAAATPRSSGMALARRAAAALKFHRLVLGIEASLLILVLAVADQIRGDLFYSRIGVAVLAAIALLQTVLHLVSILASSRLK